In the genome of Planctomyces sp. SH-PL62, the window GGCACTTCGTCCCGAGGCCTCGCAAGGGCCTTCCCTTGAAGGAGATGACCGGCGGGCAAAAGGCGCTGGGGCAGGCCCTGCTCGCCAGCGGCCTGAGCCAGAGCGGCTTCATCAAGGCGGAGACGATCGTCAGCCTGGAGCAGATCCTGGCGGATCTCGAACAGGGCAAGGGCCCGGTCCGCGATCCGGAGCTCTACTTCTTCAACCTGTTCGGCGACCCGAATTCGGGCGACTCCCAGGAGCCCTGGGGCTGGCGCTTCGAGGGCCATCACCTGGCGCTGAACTTCACGATCGTCGGCGATCAGGGCGTGGCCGGCGGGCCGACGTTCATGGGGACCAACCCCGCCGAGGTCCGCTCCGGGCCTCGCGAGGGCCTTCGGGTCCTGGGCGAGGAAGAGGAGCTGGCGCGGAAGCTCGTCAAGTCGCTGGACGACGCCCAGCGCAAGAAGGCGATCGTCCAGGAAGTCGCCCCGGGTGACATCCTCTCGCTCGCCGCCCGCAAGGCCGAGCCGATCCATCCGGCCGGGATCCTGACGCCGGAACTCAACGCCGAGCAGAAGGAACTCCTGAACTCGATCGTCGTCCTT includes:
- a CDS encoding DUF3500 domain-containing protein; amino-acid sequence: MPRASRLSFAIAIAFAVAAIHGRPPLASAHDGPGAHTHEASTAKAGREMAAAARNLWASLTPEQKSKIGFEFKDALRHDWHFVPRPRKGLPLKEMTGGQKALGQALLASGLSQSGFIKAETIVSLEQILADLEQGKGPVRDPELYFFNLFGDPNSGDSQEPWGWRFEGHHLALNFTIVGDQGVAGGPTFMGTNPAEVRSGPREGLRVLGEEEELARKLVKSLDDAQRKKAIVQEVAPGDILSLAARKAEPIHPAGILTPELNAEQKELLNSIVVLYAERLRPELAGDDLGKILKAGVDKVGFAWAGGLERGLPHYYRIQGPTFLIEYDNTQNNANHVHSVWRDFADDFGEDLLKKHYETATAAHGHAK